From the genome of Anaplasma ovis str. Haibei, one region includes:
- the ffh gene encoding signal recognition particle protein, producing MFDSLAKGIASAVQKLGGRREISDKDFDLVLEDVTQALLDADVNLVVVEQFIGDVKSKIVGGEVIKGVLPEQMIIKLMEECLIEVLGNEKSELDLGGKAPIAIMMVGLQGVGKTTNAVKVAFKLKKSEKKVLVVSLDVYRPAAQEQLGILAQGVGIDSLPIVEGELPLNIAKRAMKEAKLGGYDVVIVDTAGRLHIDQEMIGELQLIKKEILPNETILVVDCMMGQDAVEVVRGFHDKLNLTGTIFTRADGDSRGGAILSMKMVSGCPIKFMSTGEKPEDLDDFYPDRVARRILNMGDVASLVEKAVEAVGRETIRDLQDKASKGKFDLDDLVVQLKALNRMGGIASIMKFIPAFGNDVKRKVAGIVDDSRVDKYIAIINSMTKLERANPKILNGARKTRIAKGAGVKVDVVNALLKQYNQMSSMIGKFSQLKASKLKDTDVMSFLQRKGM from the coding sequence ATGTTTGATTCTTTAGCCAAGGGAATTGCTTCCGCGGTACAAAAACTGGGTGGTAGGCGCGAAATATCTGATAAAGACTTTGATCTTGTCTTGGAAGATGTGACGCAGGCCCTTCTGGATGCTGACGTTAACCTCGTGGTTGTGGAGCAGTTTATAGGGGATGTAAAAAGCAAGATAGTTGGGGGCGAGGTAATCAAAGGGGTCCTGCCTGAGCAGATGATTATCAAGCTTATGGAGGAATGCCTAATAGAAGTTCTGGGCAACGAGAAAAGTGAGCTTGATCTAGGCGGGAAGGCGCCGATTGCTATCATGATGGTCGGGTTGCAGGGTGTTGGTAAGACCACAAACGCGGTGAAGGTCGCCTTCAAACTGAAGAAGAGTGAGAAAAAGGTCTTGGTTGTGTCCCTGGATGTGTACAGGCCAGCAGCCCAGGAACAACTTGGAATTTTGGCACAAGGAGTAGGTATAGACAGCCTCCCCATTGTTGAGGGTGAGCTACCGCTGAATATAGCCAAAAGAGCTATGAAGGAGGCAAAACTTGGTGGATATGATGTTGTCATAGTCGATACTGCGGGTAGATTGCACATAGACCAAGAGATGATAGGGGAGCTTCAGCTCATCAAAAAGGAGATCTTGCCCAACGAGACTATACTGGTTGTAGACTGCATGATGGGGCAAGATGCAGTTGAGGTTGTTCGTGGATTCCATGACAAACTTAACCTGACCGGTACAATCTTTACCAGGGCTGATGGGGATTCGCGCGGGGGTGCCATACTATCTATGAAGATGGTGTCAGGGTGCCCCATAAAGTTTATGTCTACGGGGGAAAAGCCCGAAGATTTGGACGACTTTTACCCAGATAGGGTCGCACGCCGGATTTTAAACATGGGTGACGTTGCCTCCCTTGTTGAAAAAGCGGTTGAGGCTGTGGGTAGGGAGACTATACGTGACCTACAGGACAAGGCCAGCAAGGGGAAATTTGACCTTGATGATTTGGTAGTTCAGCTGAAAGCCCTAAATAGGATGGGGGGAATTGCCAGCATTATGAAGTTTATTCCCGCGTTTGGGAATGATGTAAAACGCAAGGTTGCAGGGATCGTTGACGATAGCAGGGTAGACAAGTATATTGCCATCATAAACTCTATGACTAAGCTAGAGAGGGCTAACCCCAAGATATTAAACGGCGCGCGCAAAACCAGAATAGCAAAGGGTGCTGGGGTTAAAGTTGACGTAGTTAATGCGCTACTGAAGCAGTACAACCAGATGAGCTCTATGATAGGCAAATTCAGCCAGTTGAAGGCAAGCAAGCTTAAAGATACAGACGTCATGTCCTTCCTGCAACGCAAGGGTATGTGA
- the era gene encoding GTPase Era: MVGRDLEKCSLVAVVGATNAGKSTLINELVGFKASIVTPKVHTTRVRMNAVRNDGNVQLVFTDTPGVFAPKTVLEKFLVKNAWMSIRGADIVVLVLEARNYLCGQVARVIAKVKHSHIPTVAVLNKTDLLQECRIREILAHVRSMHEFTGVFAVSALHGLGTEALLTHLRESAGYCPWLYPGTQRTDATVEFFVAEITREKLFLALRQELPYSLSVVTEKFEDKGRSVIIKQVVYVIKESQKTIVVGKNAALIKSVSTVAREEIGQMLGKKVHLFLFVKVRKFWQDHLDECVGYTQC, encoded by the coding sequence ATGGTGGGGCGCGATTTGGAAAAATGTTCCCTAGTTGCTGTTGTGGGTGCAACCAATGCTGGTAAGTCCACCCTTATCAATGAATTGGTGGGGTTTAAAGCCTCAATAGTAACTCCGAAAGTCCATACAACGCGGGTGCGAATGAATGCAGTACGCAACGATGGGAATGTCCAGCTGGTGTTCACAGATACCCCTGGTGTTTTTGCGCCGAAAACTGTTCTGGAAAAATTTTTGGTAAAAAACGCATGGATGTCTATAAGAGGTGCGGACATCGTGGTTTTAGTACTTGAAGCCAGGAACTATCTGTGTGGCCAAGTTGCCAGGGTGATTGCCAAGGTTAAGCACTCACATATTCCTACTGTGGCTGTGCTGAATAAGACCGATCTTCTCCAGGAGTGTCGTATTCGCGAGATTTTAGCACACGTACGATCCATGCACGAATTTACTGGGGTCTTTGCGGTTTCAGCACTTCACGGTCTGGGTACGGAGGCGCTGTTAACGCACCTGCGCGAGTCTGCGGGTTACTGTCCGTGGTTGTATCCTGGTACTCAGCGTACTGACGCCACTGTAGAGTTTTTTGTAGCCGAAATTACTCGCGAAAAACTGTTTCTCGCTCTACGCCAGGAACTGCCATACTCACTGTCTGTGGTTACGGAAAAGTTTGAAGATAAAGGCCGTAGCGTCATAATTAAACAGGTTGTGTATGTAATCAAAGAAAGCCAAAAAACGATCGTTGTGGGGAAAAATGCCGCCCTCATAAAGAGCGTAAGCACGGTGGCAAGAGAGGAAATAGGGCAAATGCTGGGTAAAAAAGTGCACCTTTTTTTGTTTGTTAAAGTGCGCAAATTTTGGCAGGATCACCTGGATGAATGCGTCGGGTACACACAATGCTGA
- a CDS encoding aminopeptidase P family protein, with protein MDAKLRKLLPLMDEQGLDALLLHHVDEYQSGWVHESRQRVKWLCGFSGSNAFLIICKKGKSQFFTDSRYIVQSALEVDKGSYDVHDFRDLTPFAWLEKHIDEYPVVGYEGELFTLSQVGRYAKFLPKMVPHVMLDKLWKRPMQIHQRIQEHPVEFAGLSSREKRAAISRTLPAKSVMFMTDVDAISWLLNIRNMAFTHTPSVLARAILHSNGSVELFVDEEADQVHISDKDVRVFTMDKLHEALMSAHGIVVDASTVPMSIFDAVRSKVVKVRDDDPCTLPRATKNETEIRGMIKAHIRDGAAMANFLYWLHTELANCREVTELGAALKVREFREAQELFAGESFDAISGFGGDGAIVHYRVNERTNQVLREGGLYLLDSGGQYLDGTTDITRTVAVGTPSREHIERFTDVLKGHIALARAVFPTGTSGGDLDVLARQYLWSKKLNYGHGTGHGVGSFLSVHEGPQAISRGNQVGLLPGMVLSNEPGYYKVGEYGIRIENLMYVEACGKGFCRFQQLTRVPLDKNLIDSKMLSPEEAKYVNDYHNFVYSELAPHVTATVKTWLQTACSPL; from the coding sequence ATGGACGCAAAACTCCGGAAGTTATTGCCCCTCATGGATGAGCAGGGCCTTGATGCGCTTCTGTTGCACCATGTTGATGAATATCAATCTGGGTGGGTGCATGAAAGCAGGCAAAGAGTAAAATGGTTGTGCGGCTTTAGTGGGTCAAACGCCTTCCTGATAATTTGCAAAAAAGGCAAAAGTCAATTTTTTACCGACAGTAGATATATAGTACAATCCGCGCTAGAAGTGGATAAGGGTAGTTATGACGTTCATGACTTCCGTGATTTGACGCCTTTTGCATGGCTTGAAAAGCACATAGACGAGTATCCTGTTGTGGGCTATGAGGGGGAGCTATTTACGCTCAGCCAGGTGGGGAGGTACGCGAAATTTCTACCCAAGATGGTGCCGCATGTCATGCTAGACAAGCTTTGGAAGCGGCCCATGCAGATTCACCAGCGCATACAAGAACATCCAGTAGAGTTTGCTGGGCTTTCAAGCCGTGAGAAGCGCGCAGCCATTTCCCGTACTCTGCCCGCCAAGAGCGTCATGTTTATGACAGACGTAGATGCAATATCGTGGCTCTTAAATATACGCAACATGGCATTTACGCATACTCCGTCTGTTTTGGCGCGTGCGATCCTCCATAGTAACGGGAGCGTCGAGCTTTTTGTGGACGAGGAAGCTGATCAGGTACACATAAGTGACAAGGACGTACGCGTCTTTACTATGGATAAATTGCACGAGGCTTTAATGAGCGCGCACGGCATTGTGGTGGATGCATCCACGGTTCCAATGTCAATATTTGATGCAGTGCGAAGTAAGGTGGTGAAGGTCAGGGATGATGATCCTTGCACCTTACCCAGGGCCACGAAGAACGAAACCGAAATACGGGGAATGATCAAGGCTCACATCAGAGATGGGGCTGCCATGGCCAATTTTCTGTATTGGTTGCACACAGAACTTGCAAATTGCAGGGAAGTAACAGAGTTAGGAGCTGCGTTGAAAGTCCGTGAGTTCAGAGAAGCTCAAGAGCTATTTGCCGGAGAAAGCTTCGACGCGATTTCTGGTTTCGGGGGGGATGGTGCAATCGTCCACTATAGGGTAAACGAAAGAACAAACCAGGTACTGCGTGAAGGAGGGCTGTATCTACTGGATTCCGGTGGGCAATATTTGGATGGCACGACAGATATTACCAGAACTGTGGCGGTCGGTACTCCAAGTAGAGAACACATTGAGCGCTTCACTGATGTGCTAAAAGGGCACATTGCCCTGGCAAGGGCGGTTTTTCCCACCGGGACCTCGGGGGGAGACCTTGACGTACTAGCTCGCCAGTATTTGTGGAGCAAAAAGCTCAACTATGGGCACGGCACTGGGCACGGTGTTGGTAGCTTCCTATCTGTGCACGAAGGTCCACAGGCAATCTCACGCGGGAACCAAGTGGGCCTGCTGCCAGGTATGGTGCTCTCCAACGAGCCGGGCTACTACAAGGTTGGTGAATACGGCATTAGGATTGAAAACCTTATGTACGTTGAGGCGTGTGGCAAGGGATTTTGCAGATTTCAACAACTTACTCGTGTCCCGCTGGACAAAAACCTGATCGACTCCAAAATGCTCAGTCCTGAAGAGGCAAAGTATGTGAATGATTATCACAACTTCGTGTACAGCGAGTTAGCGCCCCACGTTACCGCGACGGTCAAAACTTGGCTACAAACAGCCTGCTCACCACTGTGA
- a CDS encoding gamma-glutamyl-gamma-aminobutyrate hydrolase family protein (Members of this family of hydrolases with an active site Cys residue belong to MEROPS family C26.): MKKFSLGKCAYMALCCFLMGCIYTFESAYGRRVGTIGVLSTQSVTYPHEYNTAVGITELLVKLGAKSVTLLDYNKIVEGAGGTSAGMAAIKDSLGRFLRENGVDRILIPGNYYNVVSPPLPPTPNRQLVTDAMVGLIDDGANLRFLAICGGLQNVLHSKRIKLNKVRDILGSDKMADSHNIADPDPRLPGVPLMRVKALPGTKLESIVRKVNAGGDLVFYLPDAHKEAIDNAPENIKKLKALGYKIAAVSEDGIIEALEDRTGNILIQMHPEYMLMNADKKTGRHRAVDRAIAVALAIITDFLGGGSAGD, encoded by the coding sequence ATGAAAAAATTTTCTCTAGGTAAATGCGCCTACATGGCGTTGTGTTGTTTCCTGATGGGGTGTATCTACACTTTTGAGTCTGCATACGGGCGTAGGGTAGGCACAATAGGTGTATTGTCCACTCAAAGTGTGACATATCCTCATGAGTACAATACTGCCGTGGGGATTACTGAGTTGCTCGTTAAATTGGGCGCGAAAAGTGTCACACTTTTGGATTATAACAAAATAGTAGAGGGTGCTGGTGGCACCAGTGCCGGCATGGCAGCAATAAAAGATAGCCTTGGCAGGTTTTTGCGGGAAAACGGTGTAGATAGGATTTTAATTCCTGGTAACTACTACAACGTGGTTTCTCCCCCGCTGCCACCAACTCCCAACCGTCAACTGGTTACGGACGCTATGGTTGGCCTAATAGATGATGGGGCTAACTTGCGGTTTCTGGCTATCTGTGGAGGGTTGCAAAATGTATTGCACTCGAAACGTATCAAGCTAAACAAGGTGCGGGATATTCTGGGCTCCGATAAAATGGCCGATTCTCATAATATTGCTGACCCAGACCCGAGGCTTCCTGGGGTTCCCCTGATGCGGGTGAAAGCCCTGCCGGGTACTAAGCTTGAAAGTATTGTGAGGAAGGTAAATGCGGGGGGAGATCTGGTATTCTACCTGCCCGATGCGCACAAGGAGGCTATAGACAACGCGCCGGAAAATATTAAAAAACTAAAGGCACTTGGCTACAAGATCGCTGCAGTATCTGAAGACGGCATCATAGAAGCACTTGAAGACAGAACGGGCAACATACTGATACAAATGCACCCAGAGTACATGCTGATGAATGCTGATAAAAAAACAGGTCGGCACCGCGCGGTTGACCGTGCTATTGCGGTGGCGCTCGCCATTATCACAGATTTCCTCGGGGGCGGTTCTGCTGGTGACTAG
- a CDS encoding uroporphyrinogen-III synthase: MLVLTRASADSAKSRGVLERLGFDVFVEPMFEVVHLRTEALRLHSYGVTVATSRNGVDVIAKLTDERDACILTVGDSTMRRATALGFTNVVSAGGTVHDILSCLGAYQRGAKILYARGEEVSCDLRSAAEEMGFEVEEAVLYKVVARKDLSPQCCDLLMNGEVSGVVFYSTGTAKIFTELSGPYSRLLRNVCAYSMSNSAFRVLNAGAWRQILVSRHPTEESLFKLLLGIEGS; encoded by the coding sequence ATGCTGGTGTTGACACGCGCCAGTGCAGATTCAGCAAAGTCCAGAGGAGTTCTGGAGAGATTGGGGTTTGACGTTTTTGTTGAGCCCATGTTTGAAGTCGTGCATCTGCGTACTGAGGCCCTGAGGCTACATTCGTATGGCGTTACTGTTGCTACTAGCAGGAATGGTGTCGATGTTATAGCCAAACTTACCGATGAACGCGATGCTTGCATCCTGACTGTGGGTGATAGCACCATGAGGCGTGCGACTGCCCTTGGGTTTACTAATGTGGTATCTGCGGGTGGCACTGTGCACGACATACTGTCTTGCCTAGGTGCGTACCAACGCGGAGCTAAGATACTGTACGCGAGAGGGGAGGAAGTTTCATGCGATTTACGCAGCGCTGCCGAGGAAATGGGCTTTGAAGTGGAGGAGGCCGTGCTCTACAAGGTTGTGGCTAGAAAGGATCTAAGCCCGCAGTGCTGCGATCTGCTCATGAATGGCGAGGTATCAGGTGTAGTGTTTTACTCAACTGGGACAGCCAAAATTTTTACCGAGTTATCCGGGCCGTACAGCAGGCTTCTGCGTAATGTTTGTGCGTATTCGATGAGCAATAGCGCTTTTCGCGTATTAAATGCGGGCGCATGGAGGCAGATACTCGTTTCTAGGCATCCCACAGAGGAGTCGTTGTTTAAGTTATTATTAGGCATTGAAGGATCATAA
- a CDS encoding TIGR02281 family clan AA aspartic protease, producing MMRGVFTMRFAKYIAFWVGLISVIAFLYDGVYKPPFGGFGSTAAAISDVPIIKDGGVAFRKSKDGHFYILAAINGENITFLVDTGATDVVLSEKDAQKIGAHMRPVQQSKTYHTANGAIKATYFQIPEIRIGTLVARNVGASISTSELRTSLLGMSFLKHFHFTMRNDELLLSPS from the coding sequence ATGATGCGGGGTGTTTTTACCATGAGATTCGCGAAGTATATAGCTTTTTGGGTTGGGCTTATATCGGTAATTGCCTTCCTGTACGACGGAGTGTATAAGCCACCGTTTGGCGGTTTTGGTAGCACTGCAGCCGCTATAAGCGATGTACCTATCATAAAAGATGGGGGGGTTGCATTTCGCAAATCCAAGGATGGCCACTTTTATATACTTGCGGCTATCAATGGAGAGAATATAACATTCCTTGTGGATACAGGTGCGACAGATGTTGTACTGTCTGAAAAGGACGCGCAAAAGATAGGCGCGCACATGAGGCCGGTGCAGCAATCCAAAACCTACCATACGGCAAATGGGGCAATAAAGGCCACTTATTTTCAGATACCAGAAATCAGAATAGGAACGCTGGTTGCAAGAAATGTAGGTGCCAGCATTAGCACATCTGAGCTGAGAACGTCTCTATTGGGAATGAGTTTTCTGAAGCATTTTCACTTTACAATGCGGAATGACGAACTATTGCTTTCCCCAAGCTGA
- the priA gene encoding primosomal protein N', with protein sequence MTEPIIAEVALPVPVDRCFYYSVREGMELSVGDYVRVPFGNRVAVGIITTMRRGPTPDMELKDIGDRIPLPPVQRPLMEFLKWVSNYNIMPIGMVLKMVLGGVIAAKSCMFGTQEYKRCVPTGDGHGLSASAELSGEQLKACDQIVGRLSGFSVTVLDGKTGSGKTEVYCTAIAKLLHSCLDAQILILLPEIVLATQLMKRVHNYFAGYNPVEWHSGLTAKKRRENWLAITYGASSIVVGARSALFLPFKNLKLIVVDEEHESSFKQDCGIIYNARDMSIVLAKQLGVPVVLCSATPALETMHNVHQGKYHHVVLKQRFGEAVMPDIAVVDMRKDQLLREWLSSGLHDKIASTLAKGNQAMLFLNRRGYARLVLCKKCGYKISCPNCCTWLTEHKRLDGLLCHYCAYSCAVPQQCPDCTKHNTMTPYGVGVERVAEGIKELVPKAKVAIISSDVSTKRITRAIEQIMEGEVNVIVGTQIIAKGHNFPKLTLVGVIDADLGMGNSDLRATEKTYQLLHQVSGRSGRFEEKGEVVLQTHGPESPVIQSLLSCEREDFYSAELHSRKVTDMPPYTRLVAIIVSGKEEFRVVDVSKDIVADLSRHITVWGPAPAPMSLVNGVHRYRMLIKTRSIMAVRKILAECRDRYTKLGRVKVVIDVDPVNFA encoded by the coding sequence GTGACGGAGCCAATTATAGCGGAGGTTGCGCTACCTGTACCTGTGGATAGGTGTTTCTACTACTCCGTACGCGAAGGCATGGAACTTTCTGTAGGCGACTACGTGCGGGTCCCCTTTGGGAATAGGGTGGCAGTAGGCATAATCACTACCATGAGGAGAGGGCCTACCCCCGATATGGAGCTGAAAGACATTGGCGACAGAATTCCCCTCCCGCCGGTACAGCGGCCACTCATGGAGTTTCTGAAGTGGGTCAGCAATTATAACATCATGCCAATAGGTATGGTGCTAAAAATGGTGCTCGGCGGCGTCATTGCTGCAAAATCTTGCATGTTTGGTACGCAAGAGTACAAACGTTGTGTGCCAACCGGTGATGGTCATGGGCTGAGCGCATCTGCTGAGCTGTCAGGGGAGCAGCTAAAGGCCTGTGACCAAATAGTGGGAAGGCTTTCTGGATTTTCAGTAACCGTGTTGGATGGAAAGACTGGCTCCGGTAAGACCGAGGTTTATTGTACAGCAATAGCCAAGCTACTACACAGCTGCTTGGATGCTCAGATCCTAATCCTGCTGCCGGAAATAGTTTTGGCTACGCAGCTCATGAAGCGGGTGCATAACTATTTTGCGGGGTATAATCCAGTGGAGTGGCACTCCGGCCTTACAGCGAAAAAGCGTAGGGAAAATTGGCTGGCGATCACTTACGGAGCCTCATCGATAGTGGTGGGGGCGAGGTCTGCTCTGTTTCTGCCGTTCAAAAATTTGAAATTGATAGTCGTTGATGAAGAGCATGAGTCCTCTTTCAAGCAAGACTGTGGAATCATCTACAACGCGCGCGACATGTCTATCGTGCTAGCGAAACAATTAGGTGTGCCTGTGGTTCTGTGTTCGGCAACCCCGGCCTTGGAGACGATGCATAACGTTCACCAAGGCAAATACCATCATGTTGTGCTAAAGCAGAGATTTGGTGAAGCAGTAATGCCCGACATCGCAGTGGTTGATATGCGCAAGGATCAGTTGCTCAGAGAATGGCTTTCATCTGGACTGCACGACAAAATAGCTTCTACCCTCGCTAAGGGTAACCAGGCAATGTTGTTTTTAAATCGTCGCGGATATGCGAGATTGGTCTTGTGCAAAAAGTGCGGGTACAAAATAAGCTGCCCAAATTGTTGCACATGGCTGACCGAACATAAAAGGTTAGATGGCCTGCTGTGCCACTATTGTGCATACAGCTGCGCGGTGCCTCAGCAATGTCCGGACTGTACAAAACACAATACCATGACGCCGTATGGGGTGGGGGTTGAAAGAGTTGCTGAAGGCATAAAGGAGCTCGTTCCGAAGGCGAAAGTTGCAATAATCAGCAGTGACGTAAGTACCAAGCGAATTACCCGCGCAATAGAGCAAATTATGGAAGGCGAAGTGAACGTCATTGTAGGCACCCAGATTATAGCCAAAGGACACAACTTTCCTAAGCTGACCCTTGTTGGGGTCATAGATGCGGATTTGGGCATGGGAAACAGCGATTTGAGAGCAACTGAGAAAACCTATCAACTACTGCACCAGGTCTCTGGTCGCTCTGGCAGATTTGAAGAAAAAGGGGAGGTTGTGTTGCAAACACACGGCCCGGAGAGCCCAGTTATTCAGTCTTTGCTGTCTTGTGAGCGTGAGGATTTTTACAGTGCGGAGCTACACTCGCGCAAGGTTACCGACATGCCTCCGTACACGAGGCTTGTTGCCATAATAGTATCAGGCAAAGAGGAGTTTAGGGTTGTAGATGTGTCTAAAGATATCGTGGCGGACCTTTCAAGGCATATCACGGTTTGGGGGCCGGCTCCAGCCCCAATGAGCCTGGTAAACGGCGTGCACCGGTATAGGATGTTGATAAAAACTCGCAGTATCATGGCCGTGAGGAAGATCTTAGCAGAATGTCGGGATCGGTACACAAAACTTGGGAGAGTGAAAGTGGTGATAGACGTTGACCCAGTTAACTTCGCGTGA
- the rpmB gene encoding 50S ribosomal protein L28, protein MSRVCDVTGLAKSFGNKVSHSNRKTKRSYLVNLHNVTLVSEVLGRKFKMKIAARTLRTINYKGGFDLYLLNTASRKLSGEAQKIKRKIKAAVAAGKSLQCGVL, encoded by the coding sequence GTGAGTAGGGTTTGTGACGTTACTGGGCTTGCAAAGTCCTTTGGCAACAAGGTGTCGCACTCCAACCGTAAGACGAAGCGGTCTTATTTGGTGAATTTGCACAACGTGACTTTGGTTAGTGAGGTGCTTGGGCGAAAATTTAAGATGAAGATCGCTGCCCGTACCTTGCGGACTATAAACTACAAGGGTGGTTTTGACCTTTATCTGTTGAACACCGCTTCCAGGAAGCTCAGTGGCGAGGCGCAGAAGATAAAACGCAAGATAAAGGCTGCTGTTGCAGCTGGTAAGTCCTTGCAGTGCGGCGTGCTCTAA
- a CDS encoding 3'-5' exonuclease, translating to MLSSLLVFDIETVPDTDSCDNLVGRVVDGGVTAKREAMADYHLEVTSGQNQFLRQPFHKIVTISFLRADIRRDLGCEHFTLREIRSGGTVSSTERELVRGLLGYISTIKPRIVTFNGRTFDLPVIKYRAMVHGIQAGYLYNSGDKWNNYFQRYSTDWHCDLLDYLSDFGTSARVKMHEVCSVLNFPGKIGIDGSEVMRMYDCGQLSEIRDYCESDVINTYLVYLRLMHHQGRMTSDGYNECIKDLLAYLQSSGNRHMLEFVAEWEKVCGGQFFMMGEGVS from the coding sequence ATGCTGAGTTCGTTATTGGTTTTTGACATCGAAACCGTACCAGATACTGACAGCTGTGATAATCTAGTAGGGAGGGTTGTTGACGGTGGTGTCACTGCCAAACGGGAGGCTATGGCTGATTACCATCTTGAAGTGACTAGTGGGCAAAATCAATTCCTACGCCAGCCGTTCCACAAGATAGTGACAATAAGCTTTCTTAGAGCAGATATACGACGCGACCTGGGGTGTGAGCACTTTACACTACGTGAAATACGCTCTGGGGGGACTGTGTCCTCCACAGAAAGAGAGCTAGTGCGCGGGCTTCTGGGCTACATTTCCACAATCAAGCCCCGAATTGTGACGTTCAACGGACGCACTTTTGACCTTCCTGTGATAAAATATCGGGCCATGGTGCACGGAATTCAAGCTGGATATTTGTATAATTCTGGCGATAAGTGGAATAACTATTTTCAGCGATATAGCACCGATTGGCACTGCGATTTGCTCGATTATCTCTCAGATTTTGGCACGTCTGCCAGGGTAAAAATGCATGAAGTGTGTTCTGTGCTGAATTTTCCAGGCAAAATAGGTATAGACGGTTCTGAAGTCATGCGTATGTACGACTGTGGGCAGTTGTCCGAAATTCGTGACTACTGCGAGTCTGACGTAATCAACACCTACCTTGTGTACCTCAGACTGATGCACCATCAGGGTAGGATGACATCAGACGGTTACAACGAATGCATCAAAGATTTGCTTGCGTATCTGCAAAGTAGCGGTAATAGGCACATGCTTGAATTTGTTGCGGAATGGGAAAAGGTTTGCGGTGGCCAGTTTTTTATGATGGGAGAAGGAGTTTCCTAA